A window of Zalophus californianus isolate mZalCal1 chromosome 17, mZalCal1.pri.v2, whole genome shotgun sequence genomic DNA:
TTATACCATCCCCagtctccagattttttttttaatcaattgcaGACAGAGTAAAGCTAATCGGGTCCATATGCTTCAGATATTTATGATCTTAAACATACATTGCTTTATATTACAAGCCAGCAGGGGCTTGAACTGGGAGAGGGCCGTAATATTTCATAAAGAACTTGAGGCTGGTTCGTCTGCTTAGAGTGGTACCTGTTATGAACTGAACTGTATCTCCCAAAAGGGAttatgttgaagtcctgaccCCCAGGATCTGTGAATGCAACTTATTTGGAAGTGGGGTTTTTGAAAATGTAGTTAAGATCATTAGGGTGgatcctaatccagtatgaccgtgtctttttttttttttttagattttatttatttaagagagagagcacaagcagggagagcagcagagagagagggagaagcaggctccccattgagcagggtaTGTGGTAACGTAGACATagacagagaagggaggaagaaagagacagggagggcCGGAGAAACGGGGAGGggtagggaaggaggagaaagaaaaatgagtgtaTTCTCCAGCCTACTCAATGCAACCTTCTGGGGATTATGTCTATGAGACAAattgataggggcacctgggtggctcagctaaatgtctgcttttggctcaggtcatgatcccgggatcctgggatcgagccccacatcaggatccctgctcagtggggagtcggcttctccctctccctctctgctctctctctctctctctctctctctctctctcaaataaataaataaaatctttaaaaaaaaattccttaccCGCCACCCTCGGCCTGACTCCCTCTGGAGCTGCCCTCCCCTGGACACAGGAGACATGGGGTCAGAGGGTCACAAGCTCAGAGTCGGGCCAAGACGGAGACAGGCAGAAGCACCACCACACCCCTTCTTGATCTTTTCAGGGCTGATGGCGCCCCTTTACCACCAATTTTCAGCCTGGCAGAAAGGTGCCCACAGGCCCCAACCGCCACCCACGTCCAGCCCCAAATTCTGCGGCAGCAACACCACCCACCTTTTGTCAGCAGCCCTGACCTCACAAGGTTCCCCAGGCTGTTCCTCTGACTGCCCTACCCATTCCCCACGGCTTCtggtactttcttttcttttcttttcttttttaaagattttatttatttatttatttgacagagagagagagcacgcacaagtaggcagaacagcaggcagagggagaggaagaagcaggctttccgctgagcagggagcccgatgcggggctcgatcccaggaccctgggatcatgacctgagccgaaggcaggcgcttaaccgcctgagccacccaggcgccctctggtaCTTTCTAGGAGTCGTGGCCCCTCTGCCGTGAAAATTCTTATCACCCTGCACTGGAACTCTCTCTGTGCAAATGTCTGAGCTTCACCAGAGCAGAGACTGAGGCTCTGTTTTTTCAACTCTGAGGGCACAGGCTATGGACTCATGAACCTGATTTAAAGTGCCCATCTGACACCTCCCACCTGACTGGTCAGAAGATACCTTTCCTTCACGGTAAAGATCTCTCCCTCCCTTACCTGTTCTCTCATGactctctaatgcccatggaggAACTAGAATCGTGGATCCACAGCTCATAAGGGTGATTATTTGTCAGCATGTCTCCCACATCAGGTCCAGCTCATGGGAAGTCTCAGTGAACATCTCATCCTCACTGGGCTGTAGGGCTCAGTGAACATCTCATCCTCACTGGACCCATGAGCAAATGGACAGCCAGATGAGAGGCAGTCACTGGCTCTGGGTACTGTCGCACGTCACTGATCTGCTGTCCTTTTCCACCTGTAGTGGATACGTGGAtggcccacccaggtgccctcagataGATCTAGATCCCTCTTCCTGGCTCTGTGCactcagcctcccccaccccccatcttctGTGTGCTCTCTGCATTCATTATGGCTTTTTATTTCCCATATTTCTGGTGCTTTGACATCTGGagggactgcccctcccagggctagccAATTCCCAGAGATAATAAAGGACTCACCCAGGAGCATGCTTTGCATATGCAAACCAACCAGTCCAGAGCTCGGACCCCCAACCATTTCCTTTATGAGCTTTATATTCCTCCAGGCCATGATTCCTCTGCCTCATCACCGCAGGACCACGTTCCAGACAACTAGGGATGGTCCCTACACCCCAGAGCCAGCTGAAATCATTCATACTAGACAATCTTAAGCCAACTTACCCTGCCTCCCCTGTTCCCTCACTGAGAAACTACAACAAAGACTCTTGCTCAGGGCTCCCCTCTCCCCCGACTCCTGACTACCTTGGCACTTCCCCAGGTGGCCGTGCATGGCTTGGCACACCCCCTTCTTTGGGGATCCGTGAGAATAACAAActatcttttttggttttttgggggttttttgttgttgtttttaagtaggctccatgtccagcatggagcccaatgtggagcttgaactcatgaccctgagattgagacctgagctgagatcaagagtcagccaccaaaccaactgagccacccaggtgccccaacaaaggATCTTTTCAATTGCGGTCCTTCTGATCTATAGGCTTCCCCACACCTGaataataaaacctacattttaCAAGATTTTGCTGCTAATGGGCTTCCTCTGTGACCTTCTTCCCAGGACTGCCCTGGGGTTCAAGGTGCCCGGCAGTCTATGTCCCACCCTCTCTTCATGACTGACGAGAGGGGTGTAGTGGAGTCTCCACATATAGTCCCCAATGACCATGCCTCCAAGATTCCTACATCTTTGTagccccctccccatcttctGCCAGCCCGACTTGCATTAACCAATGGAGCGTAGTGAAGGTGACACTGGGCCAGTTCCAAGCTTGGTCTTTATGAGACTGGCAGCTTCTGCTTCCTGCTCCAGTAATGCTCGCTTTGGAGGACCCTGAGCTACCATGTAGGGAGTCCAGATACCCTGACGGAGAGACCACAGCCCGGCTGGCTCCAGCATACTAGCCATTCCTACCAAGGCGCCAGACATGTCTGAGCCATTTTGGATGGTCCAGTCCACTTGGACACTATGATGACTGCAGCCCTAGTCATATGATGCCAAAGAATTGCCTTGCTAAGCCAGTCAACCCATGAAATTGTGAGTgatcagggctcctgggtggctcagtcattaagcgtctgcctttggctcaggtcgtgacgccaaggtcctgggatcgagccccacgtcaggctccctgctcggcgggaggcctgcttctccctctcccattctccctgcttgtgctctctctctcactgtctctctgtttaaaaataaataaaatcttttaaaaaaagttgtgagTGATCAtaaatagttattattttaagACTCCAAGTTTGGGGGTGGCTTGTTATTCAGCAATAAGAAACCCAAATAggaatctccctctgcctcaaaaGCCTAgctcccccccacaaaaaaaaaaagcctagctCCTTTTGCCTCAGAGTAAGAAAGACCCTGCAATTTAATTTATCCTCCAGAGCTCCCCATGGGATCACGCAGAGGTTGGGACTTCACCTGAAGCCATACTCTTGATAGTCTTCTTCCCCTTCACTGTCTGGTTTCCTCCGCTCTTTTTTGGTTTCTCCTCAGGgcatttctttaataaatcatGGGCACACGAatcttgtctcaggctctgcttccaaGAGAATCTGACCTCAGACATGACGCTTCTGATATTCTCACTTCCAACCAGAAGCCAAGGGTCTGGCTCCCTATTCTCCCTCCTgactcttccctgccccctctcctgcaCCCAAAAAACACAGACCACCTTCCAGACTCCCATCTAGTTGGTGGCAtgggaggggagaaggtgggAACAAAGACATCCATGAGGTCTCTGAAGGAAGCAGCAAGCAGCTTGTTTGCCCTGGCCCGCAGCAAATGacacctccccgcccccaaccacACAACCATGGAGGGGATCATATGGAGGTCAGGCAGGCGGGAGTCAGGCGGTTGGCATGTCCGCAGCAGTTCGGGGCCTGGGGGGGATGAGAGTCCTCTCTGATTCCGTGTCTGTGGTGGGAGGGGCTCTGCCGGTTGTCCCACCCCCTCCTTTGGGAGTTTGTCTCGGTGACCTTCCCATCCCCACCAGTTCTCCGTCCCTGGAAACCCCAGCATCCATCACCATGGATCCTCCAGCAGGTCCCACAGCCGGGTTCCACTGGAGTCAGATAAGTCAGCAGAGAagatgctgggggctgggggaccaCAGCCTAGCAGGGGACCTCCACTCAGAGACTCCAGCCAGTCCAAGGAGTCTGTGGGGCCCCTGGGAGAGGGGGACGGGGAGTTTGTGGGGGACGGTAGCgaggaagagaagacagaggagaggcCTTCAGAGTCCGGGGAGGGGGACAGCACGTCGAAGGAGCCGGGGAAGTCCAGGGGGATGAGGGGCAGCGGGTCTGCAGGAGAGGGAATGGAGTGTGAGCTTAGGAAGGCAGAGATCCGGACCCCACTCCGTTATTCCTCGTTTCCAGAAATCCAAGTCCCCAGCCCACCCCTCTCTAGAACCCAGGACTCCAGATCCCAAACCCTTCCTCCTTTGGACTAGGACTCCAGAACCTGTCTCCAACTCCCCCAAATCTAGGAGCTGGACTCTTACCCTCAGGCTCCACCTGATCCTCCAGGATGTCATCAATGCCCCGGTTCGGAAGCAACTGCGGACAGGCAGAAGCGGCGTGAACCTGGGATCCCGCACCATCCTGACTGAGACCCCTGGCCCGCTCCCTCTCACCTGCGCCCTGCGGATGGCTTCCTGCAGTTCCTCCTCCACAGTCAGGGCCGCTGTGGGCAGTGCTGAGGAAGGAGTCGGTGCTGGAGCCGCAGCCGGAGCGGAAGCCGGGGTCGGGACCGCAGCAGTAGCACGGGTGTCCGAGGCACGTGCCCGAGGCGGAGGGTGAGAGTTTGGGCTCGGCTTGAGCTAGAACCGCGGAGCTCCCATAAGCCACGCCCGCCGGGAGCAACCCCACCCACTCGCAACCTGTGGCTCCACCCCCTGGCCTCCCCCCCGGCCCTTCGCTCGCTCATCGACCACCCCCCTTCGGTATCGCCCGGTATTCTTTCATTGGCATCTCTTCCCTTAAGAGCCTCCCACTTTGCTATTAACCACGCCCCCCACACTTCATTGGCTATTCTTCATTCGACTTCCCGCCCCGTCCCgctttgttttctcttcattgGTCCATACGCGCGTAGCCCCGCCCTCACCGAGCCCTGCCGCCGGACGGCTCCCAGAGCCTTGGGCCTGAGGCGCGGCCAGGGAGCACCCGAGGGACCGTCCTCGCGCCGCGGCTTCGGCCGCTCGCGGGGCAGGGCGCCGCCGCGCATGCGCTCCAGGAGCATCGACTTAGTCCCCGACACCGGGAGGCCCCGCAGGCGCAGCTGCTGCCGGAGCTCTGAGacctggggtggagggggcggggagaggtcTTGCTGGGAGGGCTCCGGGGCGCAGGCGGGAGCTGGGGCTGGACATTTGGGAAACCGCGAGAAGAGGGACTGGGGACCCAGGCTTCTGGGTCTCCGATGGGGCAGAGGCTGCGGGGTTAGAACTATGGGTACCCACCGAGGGAGAGGGCCAGCCTGGGAAGTTACTCCCCACACTCACCGTCAGCTCCTCCAGCTTAAGGGTCTGAAGTTCCAACTTGTGTGGAGGGGGCGAGGGGCTGGGGACTCCAGGTGGGGAGGAAGTGTGGGCAGTGGGCTTCATCCTGGCGGTAAGGCGTGAGGGGGAACCAGAGGttagagggggtggagagagacgGGGCGTTCCAGGGTCCTCAAAGGCAGGGGCTtgtgaggaggaaagagagggccCAGAATTCTGGGTCTCGGAAGAAGCTAATTCCTGTGCGTGGGAGAGGAGGAACCGGAGGCCCAATCTCTTGGGTCTGAAGCCAGGACTCCCGGGAACTGAAGGAAGAGGGACTGGGAACTTGGACTCTCgagtcctgggggaggaaggggttggGGGCTGGACTCTGGATTCCCCTGCTCTTGGACTCTGGGTTTGAGAGAGGAGGATGTGTGGGCGAGGGGGGGGGGCTGAATTTCCCCCCCAGAGAACAAAAACAGGGATCATACCTGGGAGGTGGCTGCTGTGAGTTTGTCCCTTCCCACAGAGGTGGTCCAGGGGGACCCAAGGCCAACCCTTTGGCCTGGGAGTCTACCCTGGACCCTTGTCTCCACCCTGGGGGCATGTACTGGTGGTAGGTCAAGTTCCCCTTTGGCTTGGGCTCTCTCCAATGTTGGGAGATCTTGGGAGAGTCCTGGAAAAGCAAGTGTGATGTCATATGTTTCGGCTCTGTCACCGctgtcctgccccagggcctcagCTTGGCACCACCAGAAAGGAGCCAAAAGGGCAGTAGCAAGGACGACCAATGCTAGACTCTCCGGGGTATTTCTCCTCACTTGATGGAGACCCACCTTCAGAGAGCTCCAAGGGTGGTATTCTGATTCATGGAGCAGGTCCCCAGGGCTGAAGAGGAAAGGGGTGGGGCCCAAGGGCGAGACTGGGGCCGATGCTCTGGGAGCCAGAGCAGGGTCTGTGGCTGAGACCCACGGATCTGGATCCAAGACTGGAGAGGCATTGAAGGACCCTGAGAGGCCTGTAGACAGCAAGCCAGGCAGGGAGGAACAAGACTGTGTGGGAAGGAGGGCCCTGGAGGCctcagcgccccccccccacctcccagtgtGGGAGGGCAGGACCAGGGAGGGAAACCCCAGTGTTAGGAGGTGGGTGCCAGACTCCTGGATCTCAGGGCAGAGGTTCCAGAATTTTATATTCTCAAGAAAGTCAGGAATCATGTCCTCAGTCACCAAGGGGTGTGGTGGCTGAGGATCACAGATTTAGGGAGTTTTGCTGGAACAGGGGTGGGGCCAGCACTCGTGGTtcttaaggagagagagaagctgaaagCCACATCCTGAGATTCGTGTGCATGCCAAGTGTGGAGTCTGGGATGCCTGTCTTCTCCAAAGAAATGGGATCTGGATTCATGCATTTCTTTGGAGTGGGAAAAGTCATAGGGCGGGAAGCAGAGCTTTGAGGGGTGGGGTAACCAGGGACCTGTGCTCTGGGGTCCTCAGGACGGGACAGGGTAGGACTTCAGGGTATCCCTGGCATAGGGGCCAAGGCTCAGAAACCAGTGCCTGAGATCTGGTAGCTGCACTCCTGGGCATCCCAGGGTTGTCGGGcctccatcccctcccttccAGGGCCCACACTTACTTGGGTCCTGATACCGTCTGTGGATCCGAAGCTGGAGGActatggaggaaggagggaggtgggaggagaaaaGCGGGAAGGGAGTGTCCAGGAGCCTGGCCTGGCAGGCGGTGCGAGCTGCAGTTGGCAGGACACGCGTGCCCAGCCCCCTCACACACCCCATGCAGGCGGGTGGGCTGGCAGCCTGTTCCCTTTCCCGGGCCTCTcgcctgctccctgctccctgccagAGCTGTTCTGGGACTAGGAGCCAGCCAGTGTGCAGGCAGGaggcagccctgcccccagctccaccTGCCCCCTTCATGAGCATGTGCCTACCCCACCCAAGACACGATCGCCATCTTGGCAGACTGACCCATGTGTGCCTCACCTCTTCTCGTCCGTGCGCTCCCGTCTGCGCCAGCCCGCTCCCCTCAGTGTacccccaggcctccccacaCTCACCCCCTCTGCACATGCATTTTCCTGGGCTCTGGTCTGGCACCTGTGCCACTTTTGTGCACTCGGACCCTTTGATATGCTTCATCCTTGGCACCCACCCAGCCTTACTGACACTTCTTTGCACATTCCGGATTTGGCTTCCAGTTCTGGAGCAGGGCTCTCTCTCTGCACATTTCACGTGCACTCTCTGGCACACTCATTGCTCTTTGGGGACTGGTGTTTTTGCACCCATCTAGCATACTCATTTGCACACTCGTATGCCCTTGGCCTACTGAGGAACTGGCATCCAGTGCCACACTCACTTGCATGCCTTCGGTCCGCATTGGGACCTAAAATACAACCTTTGACACGTTCAAGTTTTGATATAACGCACTGTCCCCTCACCAACACTCCCACACCGCCCATTCCAAAGTCCCCACTCTGTGCACACCTCCACTTTGCACACATGTCGATTTAAGCCCCTGCTCCTTTGCAGTACCTGACCCTCTGCACACCCATCCCTCGCCACCCACTCCTCACTGTTTACAGGAGCATTGCATTGGCCATTTGCACCCTCATTGAGCCCCCAAAATTCAACCCCTTTGCTGGGGCCTCCTTTATACACAAGTGACCTTTTGCACAGAAAACACCTACCTTGTGGGTGCCATggcccccctcccacctcacccaccacacacactacCTGAGTTAAGAGTATTTCAAACCCAGGACCCAGAAGACCCCTTCCCTACAAGCATAGAGAGAAGCCTCTCACCAGATCTGAACTTGGAGCGAATGATTTGGGAGCGCTGAGAGGAAGTTGCGAGAGTCATTGCCAAGGCTGTGATGGGGACCTGGACTGAGGGGAGGACAGTGCCCAGACCGGAGGAGGGTCAGAGTGGAGGTCAGGAGGCTGTCCCTCCCTGTGAAGGCAGCAGGGAAAGGGCCTCAGGGGCTTAGGGATAGGAGAGGCCTTGAGCCAGAACTTCTGGAGCCTGGGGTTGGAGGGGCTGGGAGCTCAGACCCCTGGATTTGAGGGAGAAGGGGGTTGAGGGCCCCCATTCCTGGAGCCTGGGGGAGGAAAGACTGGAATCTGTGAAAGGAGACCCCTGGGCCtatgaaaggagaggaaggaaaagagggtgAAGGGATAGAGCTCAATACTCTGAAAGGACTAGAATCCAACACCCTTGATCAAGAGGGGAAAGGGACCCGGTAGGTTCCTGGGGAATGGGGAAGGGTCTCTGCCACCTGCATTTGAGAGGGGAGTGGGTCGGTGTCAGCCACCATGGTCTGTGAGGAAGGGACTGGGACCAGAGAGGTGACAGAAGAGTTAAGGtggtttccccccacccccatcccaggggCTTCTCACCAGGTGGGCTCGGCGCAGCAGTACTCTGGAGCGGGTTGAGTCCCCTGGTCTAGGCTGGAGGCCGCAGGCTCCGCCCCACCAGCCTGGGACCGCCTAGGACACCCCTTTCTAGGGCGTGCCAGGAGCCTGTGGaatggggcgggggaggaggggggagacagGAGCCCCGCCTGGGACCCTAAGAAGGGGCGGGAGCACGGGCTGGGAGGGACTGGGGCGGGGCGAACGTCGGGGTTCCCTGGGTCGCTCCTCCTCCGCGTCCTGGGGCTGCGGGGTCGGGCGGGGCAGCGGCGGGCGGACTGACAGAAGCAGGTGCCTGGAGAGGGGCGCCGGGTGAGCGGCGGGAGCAGGTGGTCGCGACCCGGCCCTGCGGGCAGGTGCCACCTGTCGCTTGTTTTTTCCCTGACGCAGCAGCAGGAGTCGGATTTAGAGGAGTGGAGAAGTTCAAACTGGAGCCCCGAACTCCTGGAtccgagggaggagggggctggcacctggactcccgggtctgagggagaagaggGCTGGACTCTGGCCTTTGGGGTCGAAGGGAGAGAAGTCTGGTTCCCACCGGCAGGACTGAGGGCCTGATATTTGGCAGAGCAAGCTTAGAGCTCTGTCCTGAAATGCGTGGGAGGCCCCAGGGCTCCGGGTTTGGATTACAAGCCGCAGGGCAAGCTGAGGCCAAGGCTATAAATATCTCCTCGGACTCGGCAAGAACCCAACGCTCTAGTCGAGGACCCTGGTGCTCTAATCCGCaaaacatcatcatcaccagcgTTCCCGAGTCTTAACAAGTGAGGCGTTGCCAATACCACAGATACCTTTATTGCTCCTTGCGCTCACACCCCAAGCCCATCTTCCCACTGTCCCATCCTCTACTACCCGAAAACTCAAACTCCCGGCATCCCACGCGGGGAAGGAACTACAACTCCCAGAGAGCTCTGAGCTCGAGCGGGCTCCGGAGAGTAGAAGCCGAAGAATTTTTCAAGGTTCGCGCGCTCGTTTGTTATTGGTTTTCAAGGAGGCGAGGCCACGGGAGGTCCGTGGCGGTGATTGGCCGGCAGTTCCTGCTGCTCAAGATCCCAGAGGAGGCGGCGGAGCCTGCGCAGTTCACGGTGCAGGGCGTCGTCTGTCACAGGACCCGTGAGGCGCAGGCGCGAGCTGCCCAAGGGCAGGATGAGGGGAGGATGGGAAGAGAAGCTTTCGAAGATGTCCCCTAGGAGACCGAAGAAGACGGAGTCAAACTCTGAAAATGGGCGTGGGGCAGGAGTGTTGGGGAGAGGCTCTGTCACGCCCGAAGGAAGGAAAAACTTCAACCCCCAGCAATTCCTGGGGCAGGATCCACTCAAACATGACTCGCGGGAGTCCCCAAGCGTCATGGGAGTTGTAGTTTCAGACAAAGAAAGGCCACCGTTGCCTGGGAAACGGGCGAGGCATTGGGTTCTTGGACCCGTGAGGAAGGAACGTCTGGGAACTTAGTTTTACGGATTCCTTAGAGTGGAGGGGGCTGGAACCCGAACTCCTGGGTGAGGAGGGTAGGTTGTCCGGGGAAGAGGTTGGGGGCCTGAAACCCTGGGGGAAAAAGgagctggggcttgaactcctgtaccctgggggagggggcagttggGGTTCATCACTTAAGTCTTGAGGGAGGAGAGGGTTAAGGGTCCAGAATCCTGGGTCAGAAGGAGGAAGGCGCTGGGGCTGTGGAATCCTGGGTCctgagaaccaaaaaaaaaaaaaaaaaaaaaaaaagctgacagCCCCAGTGCCTCTGTCCCCATCTGTCCTCACCTGTGTCCACAGCATCTCGCTCTGCAGGGGGGGGGTCCCAGGCAGGTGGTGTCCCACGGCCAGGACCCAGCTGGTAGTGGCTGAGCAGATGGTGGAGCTGAGCAGGAGTCAGTGTGGGGTGGTCAGTTCGTAGGCTGCTCCATGAAGCCTGGTGGGAAGATCGGGTGAGAAATCTATGGTCATTATGGGTCAGCTGAGAAATCCTAAAATGGAAGGCCCTCCATAAAGGGCATGGATGTAGTGGGTAGACAGTGGTGTCTGTGCAATATCTTCCGGACACTGTGAGGCCAGGCTATCAACCAAAGGGATGGTGGGAAAGGGCActttacaaaaatgttaattgggggcgcctgggtggctcaggtcggacttcgactcaggtcatgatcccagggtcctggcatcgagccccgcattaggctgcctgctcgggggggggggggtctgcttctccctcttctccctctcccactccccctgcttgtgttccctctcgctgtctctctctctctaataaataaataaaatctttttaaaaaggggcgcctgggtggctcagttggttaagcgactgccttcggctcaggtcatgatcccagggtcctgggatcgagccctgcatcgggctccctgctcggcaggaagcctgcttctccctctcccactccccctgcttgtgttccctctctctctgtcgctctctctgtcaattaaataaataaaatctttaaaaaaaatctttttaaaaatgtgatttgctTCAGCATAAATGAGGATGTAGGAGTtcgtggggggggggtggaaaagaaacaaaattggcCATTAGTTTATTATTGAAGTTGATGATGTGTACCTAGGGCTTCATTACGGCACTGTGGCTATTTTTGGTATCTGAAAATTTCTACACTTAACTGAGATGACATCTGAATCATCTGTGGGATGAAAACCAGAGACTCTGGACCCGGGTTCAAAAATCCCAGCTTGACCACTCATTACCTTCTGGCAAGTCACTGcgcctcactttttttttttaagattttatttatttatttgacagagagacagctagagagggaacccagggagagggagagggagaagcaggcttcccgctgagccggcagcccgatgtggggctcaatcccaggactccaggatc
This region includes:
- the MAMSTR gene encoding MEF2-activating motif and SAP domain-containing transcriptional regulator isoform X3, whose protein sequence is MPPGWRQGSRVDSQAKGLALGPPGPPLWEGTNSQQPPPRMKPTAHTSSPPGVPSPSPPPHKLELQTLKLEELTVSELRQQLRLRGLPVSGTKSMLLERMRGGALPRERPKPRREDGPSGAPWPRLRPKALGAVRRQGSLKPSPNSHPPPRARASDTRATAAVPTPASAPAAAPAPTPSSALPTAALTVEEELQEAIRRAQLLPNRGIDDILEDQVEPEDPLPLIPLDFPGSFDVLSPSPDSEGLSSVFSSSLPSPTNSPSPSPRGPTDSLDWLESLSGGPLLGCGPPAPSIFSADLSDSSGTRLWDLLEDPW
- the MAMSTR gene encoding MEF2-activating motif and SAP domain-containing transcriptional regulator isoform X2 encodes the protein MTLATSSQRSQIIRSKFRSVLQLRIHRRYQDPSLSGSFNASPVLDPDPWVSATDPALAPRASAPVSPLGPTPFLFSPGDLLHESEYHPWSSLKDSPKISQHWREPKPKGNLTYHQYMPPGWRQGSRVDSQAKGLALGPPGPPLWEGTNSQQPPPRMKPTAHTSSPPGVPSPSPPPHKLELQTLKLEELTVSELRQQLRLRGLPVSGTKSMLLERMRGGALPRERPKPRREDGPSGAPWPRLRPKALGAVRRQGSLKPSPNSHPPPRARASDTRATAAVPTPASAPAAAPAPTPSSALPTAALTVEEELQEAIRRAQLLPNRGIDDILEDQVEPEDPLPLIPLDFPGSFDVLSPSPDSEGLSSVFSSSLPSPTNSPSPSPRGPTDSLDWLESLSGGPLLGCGPPAPSIFSADLSDSSGTRLWDLLEDPW
- the MAMSTR gene encoding MEF2-activating motif and SAP domain-containing transcriptional regulator isoform X1, whose amino-acid sequence is MKHIKGSECTKVAQVPDQSPGKCMCRGGECGEAWGYTEGSGLAQTGAHGREEVRHTWVSLPRWRSCLGWGRHMLMKGAGGAGGRAASCLHTGWLLVPEQLWQGAGSRREAREREQAASPPACMGCVRGLGTRVLPTAARTACQARLLDTPFPLFSSHLPPSSIVLQLRIHRRYQDPSLSGSFNASPVLDPDPWVSATDPALAPRASAPVSPLGPTPFLFSPGDLLHESEYHPWSSLKDSPKISQHWREPKPKGNLTYHQYMPPGWRQGSRVDSQAKGLALGPPGPPLWEGTNSQQPPPRMKPTAHTSSPPGVPSPSPPPHKLELQTLKLEELTVSELRQQLRLRGLPVSGTKSMLLERMRGGALPRERPKPRREDGPSGAPWPRLRPKALGAVRRQGSLKPSPNSHPPPRARASDTRATAAVPTPASAPAAAPAPTPSSALPTAALTVEEELQEAIRRAQLLPNRGIDDILEDQVEPEDPLPLIPLDFPGSFDVLSPSPDSEGLSSVFSSSLPSPTNSPSPSPRGPTDSLDWLESLSGGPLLGCGPPAPSIFSADLSDSSGTRLWDLLEDPW